One Myxococcaceae bacterium JPH2 DNA window includes the following coding sequences:
- a CDS encoding CapA family protein has translation MASSALLLLLLAAREPVSPNNFSTANRSPAALVAEVGAASVSAASDDVRFEAHRAGAASVIAAAETGSARSVSARRSTKSKQRAATAARSKVSAHGGTAGEARASKAPAQDADSRAAAPGGAGVVTVSTATSESTPTTSSTADENGSSSALSASPSATSPTAAPNGVTDPTTASNGMTAVSPNTAPPTSAPSTSASAAPPTAASSASPLTAPPAAAPSGSMSASPISATSAKSETSPTASPPDTPNGMPAASPTIAPSTLSAEDVGRIAAEAGIAALRAAAVAIQVPESEVQARYTRGLTALQAKDTRTAIGELSSCVAASPSRADCRWELGWAYSLENRWADALEQWTQVQRLNPQQPELEAALTQARGQAALQARLAQWTDGTPRPPPPLGAKVRIRATGDVMLGTTVPEGNLPPEGGGSVIANVRSLLEDADLTFVNLEGPLCDNGITTKCRSPKHCYAFRSPTSFGQFLQEAGVDVAGTANNHSGDFGESCRRETEATLDAHGIAWSGPPGSVATMDRNGLRIGLVAFHTSASCNFLNDLPTATALVRSVAATHDIVVVSFHGGAEGGKALHVPAGRELFFGEDRGNLRVFTHAVVDAGAHLVIGHGPHVARAMEFYQGRLIAYSMGNFATYGRFNLKGPQGLGMVLEVELDREGHFTTGRILPTKQVGEGITMPDPAGGVIKQVRQLTREDFPETGAQVAEDGTLSPRTTSLPAVGSMP, from the coding sequence ATGGCTTCGTCCGCGCTTCTGCTGTTGCTCCTCGCTGCTCGCGAGCCCGTTTCCCCCAACAACTTCTCCACAGCGAATCGCTCTCCCGCGGCCCTCGTGGCCGAGGTGGGCGCCGCGTCGGTGAGCGCCGCATCGGACGACGTCCGCTTCGAGGCCCACAGGGCGGGAGCTGCCTCGGTCATCGCGGCGGCGGAGACGGGCTCTGCGCGAAGCGTGTCGGCCCGGCGGAGCACGAAGTCGAAGCAGCGCGCCGCGACTGCCGCGCGCTCGAAGGTGTCCGCGCATGGGGGGACGGCAGGTGAGGCCCGCGCGTCCAAGGCACCCGCACAGGATGCAGACTCCCGCGCCGCCGCGCCCGGAGGCGCAGGCGTGGTGACAGTGTCCACCGCCACGAGCGAGTCGACACCAACGACGTCCTCAACCGCTGACGAAAACGGATCATCCTCCGCGCTGAGCGCGTCGCCTTCGGCGACGTCCCCGACTGCCGCTCCGAACGGAGTGACGGATCCGACGACCGCATCGAACGGGATGACGGCTGTGTCCCCGAACACTGCACCCCCGACCTCTGCGCCAAGCACGTCGGCGTCGGCCGCGCCTCCGACTGCGGCATCGAGCGCATCACCGCTGACCGCGCCTCCTGCCGCCGCTCCGAGCGGATCGATGTCCGCGTCTCCAATCTCCGCGACCAGCGCGAAGTCGGAAACATCTCCGACGGCATCCCCACCCGACACTCCGAACGGGATGCCGGCTGCGTCCCCGACCATCGCTCCGAGCACGTTGTCAGCCGAGGACGTGGGCCGCATCGCGGCCGAAGCGGGCATCGCGGCCCTTCGCGCCGCCGCGGTGGCCATACAGGTCCCCGAGAGTGAAGTGCAGGCGCGCTACACACGCGGCCTGACCGCCCTCCAGGCGAAGGACACGCGCACCGCCATCGGCGAGCTGTCCTCCTGCGTGGCGGCCTCGCCCTCGCGCGCGGACTGCCGCTGGGAGCTGGGCTGGGCCTACTCGCTGGAAAACCGCTGGGCGGATGCGCTCGAACAGTGGACGCAGGTGCAGCGCCTGAACCCGCAGCAGCCGGAGCTGGAGGCCGCGCTCACCCAGGCTCGGGGCCAGGCCGCGCTCCAGGCCCGTCTGGCCCAGTGGACGGACGGCACGCCTCGCCCCCCGCCCCCGCTGGGCGCGAAGGTGCGCATCCGTGCCACCGGAGACGTGATGCTCGGCACCACCGTGCCGGAGGGCAACCTCCCACCCGAGGGCGGCGGCAGCGTCATCGCCAACGTGCGCTCGCTGCTGGAGGATGCGGACCTCACCTTCGTGAACCTGGAGGGACCGCTGTGCGACAACGGCATCACCACCAAGTGCCGCTCGCCCAAGCACTGCTACGCGTTCCGCTCCCCCACGTCCTTCGGTCAGTTCCTCCAGGAGGCGGGAGTGGACGTGGCGGGCACGGCGAACAACCACTCGGGTGACTTCGGTGAGTCGTGCCGCCGCGAGACCGAGGCCACGCTCGATGCCCACGGCATCGCGTGGAGCGGCCCGCCGGGCTCGGTGGCCACGATGGACCGCAATGGCCTGCGCATCGGGTTGGTGGCCTTCCACACGTCGGCCTCGTGCAACTTCCTCAACGACCTGCCCACCGCCACGGCGTTGGTGCGCTCCGTGGCCGCGACGCATGACATCGTCGTCGTGTCGTTCCACGGAGGCGCCGAGGGCGGCAAGGCCCTCCACGTCCCCGCCGGCCGAGAGCTGTTCTTCGGCGAGGACCGAGGCAACCTGCGCGTCTTCACGCACGCGGTGGTGGACGCCGGCGCGCACCTCGTCATCGGCCACGGGCCCCACGTCGCGCGCGCGATGGAGTTCTACCAGGGGCGACTCATCGCCTACTCGATGGGGAACTTCGCCACCTACGGCCGCTTCAACCTGAAGGGCCCCCAGGGCCTGGGCATGGTGCTGGAGGTGGAGCTGGACCGCGAGGGCCACTTCACCACCGGCCGCATCCTCCCCACGAAGCAGGTGGGCGAGGGCATCACGATGCCGGACCCCGCCGGAGGCGTCATCAAGCAGGTGCGCCAGCTCACCCGCGAGGATTTCCCAGAAACGGGCGCCCAGGTGGCCGAGGACGGCACGCTGTCCCCGCGCACCACGTCGCTCCCCGCCGTGGGCAGCATGCCGTAA
- a CDS encoding MFS transporter — protein MPALRLPRLASLRPFDHPGFFAVWLGALVSNVGTWMETVAMGVYVTETTGKAGWTGAVVALSFLPAVVLAPLGGALADRFDRRTYAAVGAVLQALLAGVLTLLAFRNQLSLGAIGVISFLNGSVSTLTNPAFSALLAELVPPHELHLATSLNSAQFNLGRIMGPTLAALVLASGGPPWALLANTLSFFAVIVALSRVTPPPREAKAAREELWAGIVRGISVAREDKDISLVLLGTALVAALVAPFIGLVPVFAIRELGQGAAATSLLVSCQGAGAVAAALVVGTLSEVLGQRRLRGFAALSIGVLAVAYWLTPSLPLAAGCIFLLGANYLTLMSGLSASCQNRVPRDLQARMNSLYSMVLGVGYSLGVWLQGELADVLGLRLVTVACAFMFFALVLTARLLRPHSFENEANPSSAVAVQPFSDGSH, from the coding sequence GTGCCCGCGCTCCGACTCCCTCGACTCGCTTCGCTTCGTCCCTTCGACCATCCGGGATTCTTCGCGGTGTGGTTGGGCGCCCTGGTCTCCAACGTCGGCACGTGGATGGAGACGGTGGCGATGGGCGTCTACGTCACCGAGACCACGGGCAAGGCGGGCTGGACCGGCGCCGTCGTCGCGCTGTCCTTCCTCCCCGCGGTGGTGCTGGCCCCGTTGGGCGGCGCGCTCGCGGATCGCTTCGACCGCCGCACCTATGCCGCGGTGGGAGCCGTGCTCCAGGCGCTGCTGGCGGGGGTGCTCACGCTGCTGGCGTTCCGCAATCAGCTCAGCCTCGGGGCCATCGGCGTCATCTCGTTCCTCAACGGCAGCGTCAGCACGCTGACCAACCCCGCGTTCTCCGCGCTGCTCGCGGAGCTGGTGCCGCCGCACGAGCTGCACCTGGCCACCAGCCTCAACTCCGCTCAGTTCAACCTGGGCCGCATCATGGGGCCCACGCTGGCCGCGCTGGTGCTGGCCTCGGGCGGTCCTCCGTGGGCGCTGCTGGCCAACACGCTCTCCTTCTTCGCGGTCATCGTCGCGCTGTCCCGCGTGACGCCGCCGCCGCGCGAGGCGAAGGCCGCACGCGAGGAGCTGTGGGCCGGCATCGTGCGAGGCATCTCCGTGGCCCGCGAGGACAAGGACATCTCGCTGGTGCTCCTGGGCACGGCGCTCGTCGCGGCGCTGGTGGCGCCGTTCATCGGCTTGGTGCCCGTGTTCGCCATCCGCGAGCTGGGCCAGGGCGCGGCGGCCACCTCGCTGCTGGTGAGCTGCCAGGGCGCGGGAGCCGTGGCGGCCGCGCTCGTGGTGGGCACGCTGTCGGAAGTCCTGGGGCAGCGCCGCCTGCGAGGCTTCGCGGCGCTCTCCATCGGCGTGCTCGCGGTCGCCTACTGGCTGACGCCTTCACTGCCTCTGGCCGCGGGCTGCATCTTCCTGCTCGGCGCCAACTACCTGACGCTGATGAGCGGGCTGAGCGCCTCATGCCAGAACCGCGTGCCGCGTGACCTCCAGGCGCGGATGAACAGCCTCTACAGCATGGTGCTCGGCGTGGGGTACTCGCTGGGCGTGTGGCTGCAAGGCGAGCTGGCCGACGTGCTGGGTCTGCGACTCGTCACGGTGGCCTGTGCCTTCATGTTCTTCGCGCTGGTGCTCACCGCGCGCCTGCTCCGGCCGCACAGCTTCGAGAACGAGGCGAACCCCTCGTCCGCCGTGGCGGTGCAGCCCTTCTCCGACGGCTCGCACTGA
- a CDS encoding YciI family protein yields MRVMVLIKADSHSEAGKLPSQELLTQMGQFNEELVKAGVMLSGEGLHPSAKGRRVRFSGDQRTVTDGPFAGAKDLVAGFWIWRVGSMDEAVEWVKRMPHPMQGEAEVELRPLFDPEDFGPELTPELKANAEKLQVIIDSWRG; encoded by the coding sequence ATGCGCGTCATGGTGCTCATCAAGGCGGACTCCCACTCCGAGGCCGGCAAGCTCCCGAGCCAGGAGCTGCTGACCCAGATGGGGCAGTTCAACGAGGAGCTGGTGAAGGCCGGGGTCATGCTCTCCGGCGAGGGGCTTCACCCCAGCGCGAAGGGCCGAAGGGTGCGGTTCTCGGGGGACCAGCGCACCGTCACCGACGGGCCCTTCGCCGGCGCGAAGGACCTCGTCGCGGGCTTCTGGATCTGGCGGGTGGGCTCGATGGACGAGGCCGTTGAGTGGGTGAAGCGCATGCCCCACCCGATGCAGGGAGAGGCCGAGGTCGAGCTGCGCCCGCTGTTCGACCCGGAGGACTTTGGTCCGGAACTGACGCCCGAGCTGAAGGCCAACGCCGAGAAGCTCCAGGTCATCATCGATTCGTGGCGCGGATGA
- a CDS encoding VOC family protein, with the protein MIDHLSFYATDYPATKAFYAATLAALGHGLVMEMTSTWDPDYPTRRMCAFGPPGKPILWIMETKTAVTPRHTAFSAQDRAAVEAFHRAGLQAGGKDNGAAGPRPHYHPDYFGAFVIDPDGNNVEAVCRGPA; encoded by the coding sequence ATGATCGACCATCTGAGCTTCTATGCCACGGACTATCCCGCCACGAAGGCCTTCTACGCCGCGACGCTCGCGGCGCTGGGCCATGGGCTGGTGATGGAGATGACCTCCACGTGGGACCCGGACTACCCCACGCGGCGCATGTGCGCGTTCGGGCCTCCGGGCAAGCCCATCCTGTGGATCATGGAGACGAAGACCGCCGTCACGCCTCGCCACACGGCGTTCTCGGCGCAGGACCGCGCCGCGGTGGAGGCATTCCATCGCGCGGGACTCCAGGCCGGTGGCAAGGACAACGGCGCGGCCGGTCCGCGACCGCACTACCACCCGGACTACTTCGGCGCGTTCGTCATCGACCCCGATGGCAACAACGTCGAGGCCGTCTGCCGCGGCCCAGCTTGA
- a CDS encoding alkaline phosphatase D family protein: MKLLLGPVLYAKERTHADTWGFCVQLFLDTVDVSRPPPLRLSILDSAGAELFSTQDAMPAADFSALPEDTRGVVWRWEVVLSRRDTHQRVRYRFESPDAPGRALAFESPANPRDAITVDVSDVVVPAKGALPRLAFFSCNGASDTRAWNALSEPFALWEEMRRQHEDPSEAGFQLLVGGGDQLYADSLWETVASLARFRKQSKRAKLTLPLEEGFADQMLAAYVRLYRERWGGEHGIAPMLARVPGLFTWDDHDIFDGWGSHEDLQETPWFRAVYGAAAITYEAFQLGGLKADAREQRLPGDAPVPRHYLHTASFSTPDCDLDVVMLDLRSGRTSHTRANKKVEHGVMSDAQWRALDAWRCAHRERPECARKARHVLVVSSVPLVHLRFGPGMERLAGAIHLRDDMLDQWESLVHRGERSRLIMDLFTLAKESCCAVTVVSGDVHVGARAILRSVNPDHLRDERGEAIIDQVTSSAIVHPPPSALEFAGMLAMGRDGAEDLPGFLRTEMLPVGAGTYLRERNWLSLRVETSRLDPPRPKLWIRWEAEHSSLTTQVVVEPPSPPRAREDAPVRLPVGA; this comes from the coding sequence ATGAAGCTGTTGCTCGGCCCGGTGCTGTACGCCAAGGAGCGCACGCACGCGGACACCTGGGGCTTCTGCGTCCAGCTCTTCCTCGACACGGTGGATGTCTCTCGGCCCCCTCCCCTGCGCTTGTCCATCCTGGACTCCGCGGGCGCGGAGCTGTTCTCCACCCAGGACGCGATGCCCGCGGCGGACTTCTCCGCGCTGCCCGAGGACACCCGCGGCGTGGTGTGGCGCTGGGAGGTGGTGCTGTCGCGCCGGGACACGCACCAGCGCGTCCGCTATCGCTTCGAGTCCCCCGACGCGCCCGGCCGAGCCCTCGCCTTCGAGTCCCCCGCGAATCCCCGCGACGCCATCACGGTCGACGTGTCGGACGTGGTGGTGCCCGCGAAGGGCGCGCTGCCGCGACTGGCGTTCTTCTCCTGCAACGGCGCCAGCGACACGCGGGCCTGGAACGCGCTGTCCGAGCCCTTCGCCCTCTGGGAGGAGATGCGCCGCCAACACGAAGACCCGAGCGAAGCGGGCTTCCAACTCCTCGTGGGCGGAGGAGACCAGCTCTACGCGGACTCACTCTGGGAGACCGTCGCGTCGCTGGCGCGGTTCCGCAAGCAGTCGAAGCGGGCGAAGCTCACCCTGCCGCTGGAGGAGGGCTTCGCGGACCAGATGCTCGCGGCCTACGTGCGGCTGTACCGCGAGCGCTGGGGCGGTGAGCACGGCATCGCGCCCATGCTGGCGCGAGTGCCCGGCCTCTTCACCTGGGATGACCACGACATCTTCGACGGCTGGGGTTCGCACGAGGACCTTCAGGAGACGCCCTGGTTCCGCGCCGTGTATGGCGCGGCGGCCATCACCTACGAGGCCTTCCAGCTCGGTGGACTGAAGGCGGACGCGCGGGAGCAGCGACTGCCGGGTGATGCGCCCGTCCCGCGGCACTACCTGCACACGGCCTCGTTCTCCACGCCAGACTGCGACCTGGACGTGGTGATGCTGGACCTGCGCAGCGGGCGCACCAGCCACACGCGGGCGAACAAGAAGGTCGAGCACGGCGTGATGAGCGATGCGCAGTGGCGCGCGCTCGACGCGTGGCGCTGCGCGCACAGAGAGCGTCCCGAGTGCGCGCGCAAGGCTCGGCACGTGCTGGTGGTGTCCTCGGTGCCGCTGGTGCATCTGCGCTTCGGGCCGGGCATGGAGCGGCTGGCGGGCGCGATACACCTGCGCGACGACATGCTGGACCAGTGGGAGTCCCTCGTGCACCGAGGCGAGCGCTCTCGGCTCATCATGGACCTGTTCACGTTGGCGAAGGAGTCCTGCTGCGCGGTGACGGTGGTGTCGGGCGACGTGCACGTGGGCGCGCGGGCCATCCTTCGCTCGGTCAACCCGGACCACCTGCGCGACGAGCGAGGCGAGGCCATCATCGACCAGGTGACGTCCTCGGCCATCGTCCACCCGCCGCCGAGCGCGCTGGAGTTCGCCGGCATGCTCGCGATGGGGCGTGATGGCGCGGAGGACCTGCCCGGCTTCCTGCGCACGGAGATGTTGCCGGTGGGCGCGGGCACCTACTTGCGGGAGCGCAACTGGTTGTCGCTGCGCGTGGAGACGTCGCGGCTGGATCCGCCTCGGCCCAAGCTGTGGATCCGCTGGGAGGCGGAGCACAGCAGCCTCACCACGCAGGTGGTGGTGGAACCCCCTTCCCCGCCCCGAGCAAGGGAAGACGCTCCCGTCCGCTTGCCCGTGGGTGCCTGA
- a CDS encoding insulinase family protein, with protein sequence MSRRILSALLVLTLSACASTPKPPPAAPEAPTPPPAAEPAARAESFRDHAPTPGKPPELVLPTFQSATLDNGLTVLVSTRKELPLVFAGIAYAVGSSREPLKQLGVADLSYRMLLEGAGTRDTVTLDNAFADLGVSPAVSVEPDGAFVGVRVLTRNVDPALALLSDVVLRPTFDAKAFERRKKQQLADLVRRLGNPSFLAQATYFPAVFGPTHPYGHVGGGTPETVQALTLADAKGFYQRNTGPRAAALVMAGDVTLPQAVAWAKQYFGKWKGNAVPPAAPAAPPVPARQLVRLVPKPGLDQTMVLVGRPGLAAGNPDEFPLELATTVFGGFFGSRLNMNLREDKGYSYGAGAQLSPRLGVGPLTAYAAVRQDVTGPAVSEFMKELTDLKSRPITEKELEAAREGLIRGFPGAFETVEGLGSSAASLYYQHRPLDEFERTVAGLRAATAADVQRVAESYLAPATMQIVLVGDPLVIQEQVEPQNLGKLTPVEPPGMTPAAQPAKPRP encoded by the coding sequence ATGTCGCGCCGAATCCTCTCCGCCCTCCTCGTGCTGACGCTGTCCGCGTGCGCCAGTACGCCCAAGCCGCCGCCCGCCGCACCTGAGGCGCCCACGCCGCCGCCCGCGGCGGAGCCCGCCGCTCGCGCGGAGTCCTTCCGCGACCATGCGCCCACGCCGGGCAAGCCTCCGGAGCTGGTGCTGCCCACCTTCCAGAGCGCGACGCTGGACAACGGGCTCACCGTGCTGGTGAGCACTCGCAAGGAATTGCCGCTGGTGTTCGCCGGCATCGCCTACGCGGTGGGCTCGTCGCGCGAGCCCCTCAAGCAGTTGGGCGTGGCGGACCTCTCGTACCGCATGCTGCTGGAGGGCGCGGGCACGCGAGACACGGTGACGTTGGACAACGCCTTCGCGGACCTGGGCGTGTCGCCCGCGGTCTCCGTGGAGCCCGACGGTGCCTTCGTGGGCGTGCGCGTGCTGACGCGCAATGTGGACCCGGCGCTGGCGCTGCTGTCGGACGTGGTGCTGCGGCCCACGTTCGACGCGAAGGCCTTCGAGCGGCGCAAGAAGCAGCAGCTCGCGGACCTGGTGCGCCGGCTGGGCAACCCCAGCTTCCTCGCGCAGGCCACGTACTTCCCGGCCGTCTTCGGGCCCACGCACCCGTACGGTCACGTGGGCGGCGGCACGCCCGAGACCGTGCAGGCGCTCACGCTCGCGGACGCGAAGGGCTTCTATCAGCGCAACACCGGCCCTCGGGCCGCCGCGCTGGTGATGGCGGGAGACGTGACGCTGCCTCAGGCGGTGGCCTGGGCGAAGCAGTACTTCGGCAAGTGGAAGGGCAATGCCGTGCCGCCCGCCGCGCCCGCCGCGCCTCCGGTGCCCGCGCGGCAGCTCGTGCGGCTGGTGCCCAAGCCGGGTCTGGATCAGACCATGGTGCTGGTGGGGCGCCCTGGCCTGGCCGCGGGCAACCCGGACGAGTTCCCGCTGGAGCTGGCCACCACCGTGTTCGGCGGCTTCTTCGGCAGCCGGCTCAACATGAACCTCCGCGAGGACAAGGGCTACAGCTACGGCGCGGGCGCGCAGCTCAGCCCGCGTCTGGGCGTGGGTCCGCTCACCGCCTACGCCGCTGTCCGCCAGGACGTGACGGGCCCCGCGGTGAGCGAGTTCATGAAGGAGCTGACCGACCTGAAGTCCCGCCCCATCACCGAGAAGGAGCTGGAGGCCGCGCGTGAGGGCCTCATCCGAGGCTTCCCCGGCGCCTTCGAGACGGTGGAGGGGCTGGGCTCGAGCGCCGCGTCGCTCTACTACCAGCACCGGCCGCTGGACGAGTTCGAGCGCACCGTGGCCGGCCTCCGCGCCGCGACCGCCGCCGACGTGCAGCGCGTGGCTGAGTCCTACCTGGCGCCCGCGACGATGCAGATCGTCCTCGTGGGGGATCCGCTCGTCATCCAGGAGCAGGTGGAGCCGCAGAACCTCGGCAAGCTCACGCCCGTCGAGCCCCCGGGGATGACGCCGGCCGCGCAGCCCGCCAAGCCGCGCCCGTAG
- a CDS encoding insulinase family protein: MKALVAAALLAGFPALAQQKPEAKPSEPGREALAIPYEKYTLPNGMEVILSVDRKLPVVAVNVWYHVGAYDEQPGRTGFAHLFEHMMFQGSAHVPDDVHISLMEQAGATDLNGSTTFDRTNYYQTVPSNYLETALWLESDRMGFLLDALSQKKLDTQREVVKNERRQDVETAPYGEAHEKAWQALFPAPHPYFGNIIGSMKDLDAATLDDVKAFFRTWYAPANATLAIVGDFDVPSTKALVEKYFGTLSSTPKPKRPDVAPVKLTQEKVIRHDERVATLPLLSMSWLTAPYLKPGDATADVLATALGTGKASRLYRRLVLEKQLAQSVDATQQSLGAQSVFSIDVVARPGVSTDAIKNEVDAILEEVRKDSVTPEEIQRVRTRFDTRMLSGLQAVGGSGGKADVLQNYNHFIGEPNYVAQDLARYQDVTPEKVKQFARDVLRPDARVTLHAVPPSKQEAK, from the coding sequence GTGAAGGCCCTCGTCGCCGCCGCTCTCCTCGCGGGGTTCCCGGCGCTCGCCCAGCAGAAGCCCGAGGCGAAGCCGTCCGAGCCCGGCCGCGAAGCGCTCGCGATTCCCTATGAGAAGTACACCCTGCCCAACGGCATGGAGGTCATTCTCTCCGTCGACCGCAAGTTGCCCGTGGTCGCCGTCAACGTCTGGTACCACGTGGGCGCGTATGACGAGCAGCCCGGGCGCACGGGCTTCGCGCACCTGTTCGAGCACATGATGTTCCAGGGCTCGGCGCACGTGCCGGATGACGTGCACATCAGCCTCATGGAGCAGGCCGGAGCCACCGACCTCAACGGCAGCACCACGTTCGATCGCACGAACTACTACCAGACCGTCCCCAGCAACTACCTGGAGACCGCGCTCTGGCTGGAGAGCGATCGCATGGGCTTCCTGCTCGATGCGCTCAGCCAGAAGAAGCTCGATACGCAGCGCGAGGTCGTCAAGAACGAGCGCCGCCAGGACGTGGAGACCGCGCCCTATGGCGAGGCGCACGAGAAGGCCTGGCAGGCCCTCTTCCCCGCGCCGCATCCGTACTTCGGCAACATCATCGGCTCCATGAAGGACCTGGACGCGGCCACCCTGGACGACGTGAAGGCCTTCTTCCGCACGTGGTACGCGCCGGCCAACGCCACGCTCGCCATCGTGGGCGACTTCGACGTGCCCTCCACCAAGGCCCTGGTGGAGAAGTACTTCGGCACGCTGTCCAGCACGCCCAAGCCGAAGCGGCCGGACGTGGCGCCGGTGAAGCTCACGCAGGAGAAGGTCATCCGCCACGACGAGCGCGTGGCCACGCTGCCCCTGCTGTCCATGTCCTGGCTCACCGCGCCGTACCTGAAGCCGGGGGACGCCACGGCGGACGTGCTCGCCACCGCGCTCGGCACGGGCAAGGCCAGTCGGCTCTATCGCCGGCTCGTGCTGGAGAAGCAGTTGGCGCAGAGCGTGGACGCCACCCAGCAGAGCCTGGGCGCGCAGTCCGTCTTCAGCATCGACGTGGTGGCCCGCCCCGGCGTCTCCACGGATGCCATCAAGAACGAAGTGGACGCCATCCTCGAGGAGGTGCGCAAAGACAGCGTCACGCCCGAGGAGATCCAACGCGTCCGCACCCGCTTTGACACGCGCATGCTCTCGGGCCTCCAGGCCGTGGGCGGCTCGGGTGGCAAGGCGGACGTGCTCCAGAACTACAACCACTTCATCGGCGAGCCCAACTACGTGGCGCAGGACCTGGCGCGCTACCAGGACGTGACTCCCGAGAAGGTGAAGCAGTTCGCTCGCGACGTGCTGCGCCCCGACGCGCGCGTCACCCTGCACGCCGTTCCGCCCTCGAAGCAGGAGGCCAAGTGA
- a CDS encoding DUF4190 domain-containing protein, whose translation MSMDVSAQAMPRCAVHPEVLAGATCSRCGSFLCAECTTWIDGRLFCPTCAQRPEINYLEQFRLKLWGRRDGWAYIIAGCTALMLVAGALSASESGWLGAIVALAFVPVGVGFFLGQSWARLALVVSPLLGAVAMSRDFGPGLIALGLVPTLAAFGIIRDPRNQLFFRRTIPSKALHRLWDLYANNPLARHAFGLGLNGLFVPLLAPVAIICGAIALTRVNTRAHPPIGRRGQALAAIVLGVASLAGWAYFLSKFFIWPAEGD comes from the coding sequence ATGTCCATGGATGTCTCCGCCCAGGCCATGCCTCGCTGCGCCGTCCATCCCGAGGTACTCGCGGGCGCGACGTGCTCGCGCTGCGGAAGCTTCCTCTGCGCCGAGTGCACGACGTGGATCGACGGGCGCCTCTTCTGCCCGACCTGTGCCCAGCGTCCGGAGATCAACTACCTGGAGCAGTTCCGCCTGAAGCTCTGGGGCCGTCGAGACGGCTGGGCCTACATCATCGCGGGCTGCACGGCGTTGATGCTCGTGGCCGGCGCGCTGTCCGCGTCCGAGTCAGGCTGGCTGGGCGCAATCGTGGCGCTCGCCTTCGTCCCCGTGGGCGTGGGCTTCTTCCTGGGCCAGTCCTGGGCGCGGCTGGCCCTGGTGGTGTCGCCCCTGCTCGGCGCGGTCGCGATGTCGCGGGACTTCGGCCCAGGGCTCATCGCGCTGGGCCTCGTCCCCACGTTGGCGGCCTTCGGCATCATCCGAGACCCACGCAACCAGCTCTTCTTCCGTCGGACCATTCCGTCCAAGGCGCTGCACCGGCTCTGGGACCTGTACGCCAACAACCCGCTCGCGCGTCACGCGTTTGGCTTGGGACTGAATGGACTGTTCGTCCCGTTGCTCGCGCCCGTCGCCATCATCTGCGGCGCCATCGCGCTGACCCGCGTGAACACACGAGCCCATCCGCCCATCGGTCGGCGAGGACAGGCCCTCGCGGCCATCGTGCTGGGCGTGGCGTCCCTGGCGGGCTGGGCCTACTTCCTCAGCAAGTTCTTCATCTGGCCCGCCGAGGGGGATTGA
- a CDS encoding DUF2267 domain-containing protein, whose amino-acid sequence MAEARDEQGQDVQGAESTTDVRAQQRHASRTARTYGFFLKDLQKRAGVDAARAEQAAQSVLCLIEQRLMGGEVKDLEAQLPQKLRDVLQRCPRHEGKPPRKFGLLAFLAQVAEDLDITTNEAERLSRAVLVTVREHISEGEAEDVIGQLPADLQALWAREA is encoded by the coding sequence ATGGCGGAAGCGCGAGACGAACAGGGACAGGACGTTCAGGGCGCGGAGTCCACCACCGACGTGCGAGCGCAGCAGCGCCACGCCTCGCGCACGGCGCGCACCTACGGCTTCTTCCTCAAGGACCTCCAGAAACGCGCCGGAGTGGACGCGGCCCGAGCCGAGCAAGCAGCCCAGTCCGTGCTCTGCCTCATCGAGCAGCGACTCATGGGCGGCGAAGTGAAGGACCTGGAGGCCCAGCTCCCGCAGAAGCTGCGCGACGTGCTCCAGCGCTGCCCCCGGCACGAGGGCAAACCTCCACGGAAGTTCGGCCTGCTGGCGTTCCTCGCGCAGGTGGCCGAGGACCTGGACATCACGACCAACGAAGCCGAGCGGCTATCGCGCGCGGTGCTCGTCACGGTGCGAGAGCACATCTCCGAGGGCGAAGCCGAAGACGTCATCGGACAGCTCCCCGCCGACCTGCAGGCGCTCTGGGCCCGCGAGGCGTGA